GTGGGTTACCCGCAGAGCTAATTGAAAGCTTACCGTTAGAGCAGAGAATCCGTATCCCTATGATGCCAGATAGCCGAAGCTTGAATCTGTCTAATGCCGTTGCCATTATTGCCTTTGAAGCATGGCGTCAATTAGGATTTGAAGGTGCGATTTAATAAAGAAAGAATAAGCTTCTAGGTTGCCGTACCTAGAAGCCAAAGAATCTATTTCAGGCGATTATTTGATCCATCATTCTCGTCATCATCTTTTTTTTCATACTCTCCTTCGAAAGTATTACCATCATCACGGGGTGGTTGGAAAGGATCTTGTCCAAACGGACTTTGACCAAATCCACTTTGTGCGTGAAAACCGCCACCACTTGCCATCGTATTAACCTTGACTCTTTTCATCAGCTCTTTCGCCATTTTTGCTCGAGGTGCAGGCAATAAAACAAGCATTCCAAGTGCGTCAGTCATAAAGCCAGGTGTCAATAAAAGCACGCCTGCGACCGCTAACATAACTCCCTCAATAATTTGCTGAGCCGGCATCTCACCTTGTTGCAAGCGTCCCTGCACTGACATGAGTGTCGCAATACCTTGACTGCGCACAAGCGATGCACCAGCAAATGCAGTAACAAGCACCAACGCTATGGTAGGCCACAATCCAAGAAACCCACCAACTTGAATAAATAGGCCTATTTCGATAATAGGGACACAGATAAAAAGCAACAATAAAATAGGAAACACACGCTCTCCAACTATAAATTTGGTCAATAAGTTTGGTTATTTAGTTTACTTGCAAAACCATAAAGCCAACAGTGCAATTACGATATTTTACCGTATTAATGCAAATGATGGCTATTTTACAAAATACAAAGCAGAAATATGACCGAACGGCTATTTTTGTAATACAATTTGAGTATGATTTACCTCAAAGATCACAAGGGTTTTATACTAATAAGACTATCAAAAACATTTTACAAAGCAGAAATGGCCAGTCATTCATTATTTTTTGGAATAATCATCCGAGGGTAAACTATGAACAAACTAAATAAAACAGCGCCAAAAGCAAAGCCCGCCACAAGAATTGAACACGACCTCCTCGGCGAACGCCACGTCCCTATTGATGCTTATTACGGAATTCATACACTCCGTGCGATAGAAAACTTTAATATCTCAAACAATACGATATCCGACGTGCCTGAATTTGTACGCGGAATGATAATGACAAAAAAAGCAGCGGCTCTAGCAAACAAAGAACTTAGTGTTCTTCCTAGTGATGTTGCCAACCATATCATTAAAGCCTGTGACCTTATTTTGCAAACGGGCAAGTGTATGGATCAGTTTCCATCCGATGTTTTTCAAGGTGGTGCCGGCACTTCCGTTAATATGAATACCAACGAAGTGATCGCCAATGTTGCTTTGGAGTTGATGGGCAAAGAAAAAGGTCAATACGAATTTATCAATCCAAACGATCATGTCAACAAAAGCCAATCAACTAACTGCGCCTACCCGACAGGATTCCGCGTTGCGGTTTACACCAGTATTTATCACCTTATTGAAGCCGTCGAGTACCTCAAAGGTGCATTCGATCTAAAAAATGCAGAGTTTAATTCGGTTATCAAAATGGGACGCACTCAACTTCAAGACGCAGTGCCGATGACCGTAGGTCAGGAATTTCGCGCTTGGTCTGTAACCATCAACGAAGAGATCCGCAATCTAAAATACATTGCTGAGTTATTGTTAGAGGTGAACCTTGGAGCAACGGCCATCGGTACAGGTTTGAACGCCGCAAGCGGATATCAAGTACTCGCCGTTAAGCACCTCGCTGACGTGACAGGATACCGTTGTGTCCCTGCTGAAGACTTGATAGAAGCGACGTCAGACTGCGGTGCTTATGTCATGGCGCACAGTGCGCTAAAACGACTCGCAGTGAAACTGTCGAAGATCTGTAACGACCTACGATTGCTCTCATCGGGCCCGCGTGCAGGCTTTAACGAGTTAAACCTGCCTGAACTCCAAGCGGGCTCTTCGATTATGCCAGCAAAAGTCAATCCAGTTGTGCCTGAAGTGGTCAACCAAGTCTGCTTTAAAGTGATGGGTAATGACACCACCATTGCATTTGCCGCAGAAGGTGGGCAACTCCAACTTAACGTCATGGAACCGGTTATCGCTCAGAGCATGTTCGAATCATTAGACCTATTAAAAAATGCCTGCGTTAACCTACGTGACAAGTGCATTGATGGCATCACCGTCAACAAAGAAGTGTGTGAAAATTTTGTATTCAATTCTATTGGTATAGTCACTTACCTAAACCCGTATATTGGCCACCATGAGGGCGATATTGTAGGGAGAATTTGTGCCGAAACAGGCAAGAATGTCCGCGAAGTTGTACTTGAAAGAGGCCTACTAACCGCCGAGCAGCTAGACGAAATATTCTCTGTAGAAAACTTAATAACACCCCAGTACAAGGCGAAGCGCTACGATTAACGCTATATTCTTACTGACATAACCCAAAAATAAAGGCGGCTTCGGTCTCCTTTATTTTTGTTCATGTTAGTTTATTCACTATTTTTTCAACTATTCTCTAGTATGATGAAACCTTTATAGACCTTGCTCGGTCTTATCTTTATCTTATTTGGCTTAGTAGTTACTTATATGCGCGTTTTTTTCACCTTAGTACTTATTGGATTACTCTCATTTTCTGGCTCAGCTCTCGCACTTTTTGATAGTAATAGCTCATCGAGTTCAGGTGTCGGCTTTAGTAATAACAATTCTGATTTTGTTACGGTCCAACAAGCCTTTCCTTTTTATGCAAGTCAAATAGGGGATACGGTTCATCTCGAATGGGATGTGCTGGAAGGTTACTACCTATATCAACAACGCCTCTCCATTAGTGTCGAAAACGCCCAAATTGATGCATTAAATATCATCGATGGAACGCCATATAAAGATGAATTCTTTGGGTCGGTCAATATCTATACCGAACCTTTAAGCGTTAAGGTTCCTTTGCTTTCTGTTAATGACGGGGCGAAACTTATCGTCCAATATCAGGGTTGTGCAAAAGCAGGTTTTTGTTACCCACCAGAAACAAAAATAATTGATCTAAAACCGATTTCACAAACAAATACTCCGGCGGCAATTGCTAACTCTATAAAGAGCAATACCGCAAATTTAGAAGCTAGCTTCGCAAAGAAAACATCATCATTAAGTAAAGAATCTGAACTTGCCGGAAGCCTAGCGGATAGTTGGTGGACGCCTCTCATGTTTTTAGCGCTCGGTGTTGGCTTGGCGTTTACACCATGTGTCTTCCCTATGTACCCTATCCTTACTAGCATTGTATTGGGCAGCGGAAAACTCAGCCCAGCAAGAACATTTGGTCTTTCCTTCGTTTATGTTCAAGGCATGGCACTAACCTACACCTTACTTGGTCTGGTTGTCGCCTCGGCAGGACTTCAATTTCAAGCGGCGCTGCAGCATCCATTTGTACTGATCGGTTTGAGTATCCTGTTTGTCTTACTCGCGATGTCCATGTTTGGTTTGTACACCATTCAGTTACCAAACCGTATTCAAACGTGGCTAAGTCAACAAAGTAATAAGCAGCAAGGTGGCAATCTAGTTGGTGTATTCGCCATGGGCGCTATTTCTGGGTTGGTTTGCTCACCCTGCACCACTGCACCATTATCTGGCGCTTTACTTTATGTCGCACAAAGTGGTGACCTAATAACAGGTGCCGTGGCGCTCTATGCGCTTGGTTTGGGTATGGGTATTCCACTCATTATTGTGGCCGTGTTTGGTAATAAGTTACTGCCTAGAGCTGGTGCATGGATGGATAGAGTTAAGATTTTATTTGGGTTTATTCTTTTGGCTGCTCCCGTATTCTTAATCGAAAGAATTATCCCTGAGCAGTGGGCGATCACCTTGTGGGGTATTCTAGGGGTCGCGGCCTTTGGTTGGCTTTACCATGCTAAGAATAGTTTGGAATTCGGAGGTTGGAAGCAGAGTTTTATCGGTATTATTGCGGTTTTAGGACTGGTAGCTTCGGTAATGCCTGTATATAACCAATGGTTTGGGGATGGGTCTGTGAATGCTTACCAACCACAGGTAACCTTTACTCGTATCAGCTCTGTCGATGAACTAGATAAACAACTTGTATTGGCAAATAAAGCCAACAAACCGGTCATGTTAGACTTTTATGCCGATTGGTGTGTGGCCTGCAAAGAATTTGAAAAATATACCTTTCACACGCCAGAGGTAGAAAACAAACTAAAAGACTTTGTACTATTGCAAGCCGACGTAACCAAGAATAGTCCTGACGATATCGAACTGTTTAAACGTCTAAAAGTAATGGGCTTACCAACCGTCGATTTTTGGGACGCAAATGGTAACTATGTCACCAACGCAAGATTAACAGGTTTTGTCGAAGCAGAACCGTTTCTTACGCATCTAGAAAACCAAATCATCGGCAACTAATTCTGTCTACAACTTGCAAGAACTCATCGAATACGATGTGGTAAATACGCCGACAAAAACATGACCGCAACACCCTCTGTTGCGTTCATGTGCCTTACGAATCTTTCTCGATCATTTCAACTTCGTCATATTTCTGATTCATCTAGCAAAACAACATCGCAAAAAACCGTAATTTCATGTATCGCCATCACTAATTATCGCCTAAAAGTCGATACTGTTCAGAAATTTAGCGTACAAATATTGTTCATTGCCACAAAGCATACAATACTTGATTTTGAAGCTATTATTAAACTAAATTATAAAGAGCCCCTAACGTCATGGAATCGACTTATACCATCATCATAGCTGATGACCACCCACTGTTCCGAAATGCATTATTTCAGTCTGTGCACATGGCGATCAGTGGTGCAAATTTACTCGAAGCGGACTCGCTTGAAGCTTTATTAAGTTTGCTCAACAAAGAGGCGGAACCCGACCTCCTTTTACTCGATCTAAAAATGCCAGGTACTAATGGCATGTCAGGCCTTATTCAGTTAAGAGCTGAGTACCCAGATCTGCCTATTGTGGTCATTTCAGCAAACGAGGAACCAAATGTTGTCGCCCAGGTGAAAACCCATGGTGCCTTTGGATTCATTCCAAAATCAAGCGATATGCGCGCTCTTATTAGCGCTCTAAATCAAGTATTAAACGGTGACCCTTTCTTCCCAGAAGAGCTTCTCAAAAACAGTAATGTTAATACTGATCTTGCAGAAAAACTCGCGTCACTTACCCCCCAACAATATCGAGTACTTGGCATGCTGTCGGATGGCCTGCTAAATAAGCAAATTGCATATGAATTAAGTGTCTCCGAGGCGACGATCAAAGCCCATATGACCGCCATCTTCCGTAAATTAGGTGTACAGAATAGAACCCAAGCGGTCATTCTTCTTCAACACCTTGAATTTGAGAGTTAGACCTTAGGTGTAGAGTATTAGACCTTAGGCTATGTTAATAAATTGTTAACA
This portion of the Vibrio sp. VB16 genome encodes:
- a CDS encoding FxsA family protein, with the protein product MFPILLLLFICVPIIEIGLFIQVGGFLGLWPTIALVLVTAFAGASLVRSQGIATLMSVQGRLQQGEMPAQQIIEGVMLAVAGVLLLTPGFMTDALGMLVLLPAPRAKMAKELMKRVKVNTMASGGGFHAQSGFGQSPFGQDPFQPPRDDGNTFEGEYEKKDDDENDGSNNRLK
- a CDS encoding response regulator, translated to MESTYTIIIADDHPLFRNALFQSVHMAISGANLLEADSLEALLSLLNKEAEPDLLLLDLKMPGTNGMSGLIQLRAEYPDLPIVVISANEEPNVVAQVKTHGAFGFIPKSSDMRALISALNQVLNGDPFFPEELLKNSNVNTDLAEKLASLTPQQYRVLGMLSDGLLNKQIAYELSVSEATIKAHMTAIFRKLGVQNRTQAVILLQHLEFES
- a CDS encoding protein-disulfide reductase DsbD, translating into MRVFFTLVLIGLLSFSGSALALFDSNSSSSSGVGFSNNNSDFVTVQQAFPFYASQIGDTVHLEWDVLEGYYLYQQRLSISVENAQIDALNIIDGTPYKDEFFGSVNIYTEPLSVKVPLLSVNDGAKLIVQYQGCAKAGFCYPPETKIIDLKPISQTNTPAAIANSIKSNTANLEASFAKKTSSLSKESELAGSLADSWWTPLMFLALGVGLAFTPCVFPMYPILTSIVLGSGKLSPARTFGLSFVYVQGMALTYTLLGLVVASAGLQFQAALQHPFVLIGLSILFVLLAMSMFGLYTIQLPNRIQTWLSQQSNKQQGGNLVGVFAMGAISGLVCSPCTTAPLSGALLYVAQSGDLITGAVALYALGLGMGIPLIIVAVFGNKLLPRAGAWMDRVKILFGFILLAAPVFLIERIIPEQWAITLWGILGVAAFGWLYHAKNSLEFGGWKQSFIGIIAVLGLVASVMPVYNQWFGDGSVNAYQPQVTFTRISSVDELDKQLVLANKANKPVMLDFYADWCVACKEFEKYTFHTPEVENKLKDFVLLQADVTKNSPDDIELFKRLKVMGLPTVDFWDANGNYVTNARLTGFVEAEPFLTHLENQIIGN
- the aspA gene encoding aspartate ammonia-lyase, which encodes MNKLNKTAPKAKPATRIEHDLLGERHVPIDAYYGIHTLRAIENFNISNNTISDVPEFVRGMIMTKKAAALANKELSVLPSDVANHIIKACDLILQTGKCMDQFPSDVFQGGAGTSVNMNTNEVIANVALELMGKEKGQYEFINPNDHVNKSQSTNCAYPTGFRVAVYTSIYHLIEAVEYLKGAFDLKNAEFNSVIKMGRTQLQDAVPMTVGQEFRAWSVTINEEIRNLKYIAELLLEVNLGATAIGTGLNAASGYQVLAVKHLADVTGYRCVPAEDLIEATSDCGAYVMAHSALKRLAVKLSKICNDLRLLSSGPRAGFNELNLPELQAGSSIMPAKVNPVVPEVVNQVCFKVMGNDTTIAFAAEGGQLQLNVMEPVIAQSMFESLDLLKNACVNLRDKCIDGITVNKEVCENFVFNSIGIVTYLNPYIGHHEGDIVGRICAETGKNVREVVLERGLLTAEQLDEIFSVENLITPQYKAKRYD